The following is a genomic window from Candidatus Zymogenus saltonus.
CCTTACAAACCCCCACCACTCCAACCCCTTATGAGGCTATCAACTGCTCGAATATCTTGACGGACTTGACAGCGTCCTCTCCGTAGGCGTCGACCTCCATCTCCTTTGCGAGCTTGTCGGAGGTACACGCACCCCCGATGGCTATCTTCACCTTGTCCCTCAATCCCGCCTCCTTCAGTGCGTCCACGGTGTCTCTTATTCCTCCTATCATGGTCGTGAGGAGGACCGAGAGGCCCAGGGCGTCCGCGTTGTTCTCCTTGACGGCCTTTACGATATCGGCCTCGTTGACATCCACGCCTATATCTATTACCTTGAAATCGGCGGCGGACAGCAGCATCGCCACGATGTTCTTTCCTATATCGTGAATGTCTCCTTTTACGGTGGCGATCACGACCGTTCCCTTTTGTCCCATCGCCCC
Proteins encoded in this region:
- a CDS encoding cobalamin-dependent protein (Presence of a B(12) (cobalamin)-binding domain implies dependence on cobalamin itself, in one of its several forms, or in some unusual lineages, dependence on a cobalamin-like analog.), with the protein product MSESLRKIKEAIVELDLDSIKDLVKAGLEDGLEPWEIIKNGMGEGMEEVGKRFDEGEYYLADLILSGEVMKEGMTVLEDKVDSGAMGQKGTVVIATVKGDIHDIGKNIVAMLLSAADFKVIDIGVDVNEADIVKAVKENNADALGLSVLLTTMIGGIRDTVDALKEAGLRDKVKIAIGGACTSDKLAKEMEVDAYGEDAVKSVKIFEQLIAS